Part of the Drosophila pseudoobscura strain MV-25-SWS-2005 chromosome 2, UCI_Dpse_MV25, whole genome shotgun sequence genome, CACTGCGTTCGGATTTTTACCATCCTGTAGGAGCAGCTGGCGCATTATGTCCAGACTCTTCAAAGCCTTCAGCTGGGCCACGCATTCGCTGCTTTTGCGCAAGCGTTCCTTGTGTTTCTCATCGTCCGGTCGTTTGGCCAGGACATCTTTGACCTTCCTCAGCTTCTGAACGAGCTTGGACACCGTTTGCGCACGTGCTTGCTGGATGACTTTCTTGTTGGTAATTACCTGTGTGTACGAACGGAGTAGTTACTATAAATAATACGtcttttttcatttatttaccAAATTATTGAATTTCAGTTTATCAAGCATGGTGCTGCAGCCTGGAGAAACATTGAAGTTCCGCCTATCGCACCAAACTATCACATATGTTTTTATCGATATATTGATGCAATATATATTTAACATCCCTAGCCAAAATGGCGACATAGTgctgaagaagaagcagcagctgcagaaatAAGTTAcgaatttattgttttcttttagtGGTAAAAGTTTAAAAGTCGCGTAATTGCCCGTAGTTGCGTTAAACCGTAAATTGTGACCCCGAAACGTGCCAAGTGAATGCGCTGCGCGGTTCCGCGACCGAAACTCGACAGAcgcaaagaagaaaaacaaggAGGAGCTAATAGAGaaggcagcaacaaagaaGGTCTGCATTTGTGCAGCCCCGGCAGGAAAAAATCAGAACAACAACGTTCACAGCAATGTTCTGCATTAATTGACtgctttttaattaataaaattgtgcAGTCCTCATCAATATTCCAAATCGTGACTATTCCGGTGCTCGGACGCATGAAAATTAATATCCATAAAGAACCTGAGGGCTGCAACGCGCTTGAGTCATTGATCTCTTTtattgtgtctgtgtgcataCTCTACCTACAGTGGCCGACAACAGTCTGCGTGCGACCCcttgttttcaattttctgtCTCCTGTCCTGCGTGATTTCATTCCACCTGGAGCGGGATATTGTGAGGCATGAATATAtgattttaattacaaatataCATTAGCAATTATTTAGGTATAcacatgcatgtacatatgtatgtaggtatgaTGGGTGAAAATCTGATATCACCGAATATGAACTTATAGcctttctttattttcgttttttgtgataATTTTTTGATGTTGGCATCTGTAACCTTTTTCTCTCCAAAAAGGGGTCGTGCGCACAAATTTGTCCGCCACTGTATTCATCTGTGGTAGAATAATATGGAAGCCAAGCGGATTCAGTCTTGCATTAATTTGTGCCTAATTATgcgtttaatttattttaatcatttttaattattaatttactTTACTTGCAGCCCTGCGGAGACATAGACATCCAGACACCACACGCACCCCCAAAGACTGCAGCTGCGGGTTTTTTGTACCAGCGCATTACGTTGATCGCTAGACACAACGGCTAATCAAAAGCGGAATACAAATGACGGAATACaaattggttgttgttggtgcggGAGGCGTTGGCAAATCGGCGTTGACCATCCAACTAATTCAGAATCATTTTGTTGACGAATACGATCCCACAATCGAGGACTCGTACCGAAAGCAAGTGGTCATTGGTGAGTTTTTTCACTCGCTGCGGAGTTTGACATGTTCTCTGATGGTTATGATTTGGCAGATGGAGAAACCTGCCTTCTGGACATCTTGGATACCGCTGGACAGGAGGAGTACTCGGCTATGCGGGATCAGTATATGCGCACGGGCGAGGGCTTCCTGTTAGTCTTTGCGGTAAATAGTGCAAAATCCTTTGAAGACATCGGCACATACCGCGAGCAGATCAAACGAGTCAAGGATGCCGAGGAGGTGCCAATGGTGCTAGTGGGCAATAAGTGTGACTTGACCACGTGGAACGTTAAAAACGAACAGGCAAGAGAGGTGAGTGGTGGTCAGTCGAGTAGCTCGTAACTCGCATCGTTGGATAGATCATTTTTAAATACTCTTTTTCTGTTTACTCTCAAGGTGGCCAAACAATACGGCATTCCATACATTGAGACATCAGCCAAGACGCGCATGGGCGTTGATGATGCATTTTACACACTCGTGCGCGAGATCCGAaaggacaaggacaacaaGGGGCGAAGGGGTCGTAAACTTAATAAGCCGAATCGtagatttaaatgtaaaattcTCTAAACGGGCTTGCAGTGGTTtattaactttttattttgttcaatgtcgcctgttgtctgtctgtctgtctgtatgtatTCAGTGCTGTTTTCGTTGGGCAATCGTCAATGATCGTGACAGGATTGTGGATCCCCCGCGAATGCACGCGGAATAAAAGCACGCACACAGAACGAAAGCACACACATTTGTATGGGAGCGAGTTAGTCGGTGCAATTGTCAGATGAAGAGAAGaattgtaattaatttaaGTAACTAGAGTTTTATGTACGGAGAAATGATttttgtgaatgtgtgtgttttgtgtcgTTTGAAAGGCTGCGTGGCGCCCTTTTAAGAGTATTAACAAtaacgaaaatgaaaacgaaggaaagcgaaacgaaatgaaatgaatatgTACCTCTCTACATATAACTATGAATACTGTTGTAACTGCCTTGGTTCAGCTGCTTTAACCATTTGTTTTCAATCACCACCAACCACTAAACTGGAGTCAATGTCGTTTGTATTTTACCGTAGAGGAGACGGAGAATCTGATCTGTGCTAAACTCCGATACATATACCGCTATGCATGCAAGACTAGTTCTAATTACTCTAATTCCTTGAGCTCTGTTGTAAATGGTTTGTTTTAATGCGTTTTTAGCGTAGCCCGTCTTCTGATTCAAATTTTCTCACACGTATACGCACGAACAGAATTCCATTAGTATTTTTCACTAgtaaagaacaaacaaaacatatGAAACGAACGGCAAAGTAATTTTCGCACAAACGAGCCGGTTTGCTTGTCTATGCTGCCCaaactaaataaatttatgttCATTAAACACAATCAATTGTTGTGGTGCTATAACGCAAAACATTTTATTCGTATGAGTTGTTCATAGAAAGCCTTTCTTTCTACCTACCTTATTGACAGATCAATCAGAGAGAAAACAAGCAGCCAATTAAATTTACATTATATAGTTTGCTTTAAGCtttttatacatacatttaatatttaatttttttgtattaatttttgcCATACAAAAAGGAACGAAATAAAACGATTGTGTGTACTatttaaacagaaaaatagttttgtttttctctgctttttaaacactgaaatatatttatatgacaAACCTGCATAtatttgaatgaatgaacCGGTATATATCTACCACATTGTCTAAATATGGCCAATTTAAATCAtcgaaaattaataataaatccAATGAAACAGATTCTAAATCAATGGTATACCTTTCAGATTTCGGATTTCATGTAGGAAAGTGATTTACTGATCGGGTAAAATTATTGTTCAGGTATGGAAGTCCTAGCTTGCTAgtaatatcaaaatcgaggaaaatGGTTTCCAATTCTTGAAAAAGGACGATTATACGAACGaacctattataagccaagggagtatttaaattttccaccaaaaataatgaacattaattaatttaatcgcagttcaggtgaaagatatcgtgttTATTAAGTTATAAGATTGCATGGATCTACAAGTTCACAAGCAGTAATATTTTCCACCATTTACCTTAAGGtgttgaactgtttaaatagagggggcttgagtgggctaagttcggaTTTTCATCGCTATATTTACGATATATGCTGACACGGTATATCGGTATTCTTGATTGATAGTTCTGTGGCCATATCACATCAGTGTTGCCATTTCATCTTATTTTAAGCTAGAtgtggtttattttaaaaccAAATAGCTTGAAAACTAATTGAAATGCTTATAGCTTGTTCTAgcttatttcaaatttcatttagcTTATTTTGGCTTAAATAAATGTGGTACAAAACACTTATTGTTTTTTGATATTATTGTactattttttaatatttattaagaAATAGGACAAAAATCAtacttgttgttgctattttctgtccaattttgtgtataaatgtatggtacatatatattcgtTGATAAGTGTCAGTCACTATAGTATTGCACATGTTTGcccatttatatataaaatattattaaggAGTGGAAAGTTTAAGAAAGAATaataattgaaaacaaaatatcAATCAAATTCAATAATTCATTATTTTGATGTGTTTTTGTATGGTTAGCTTTTTTTTACGTTTTAGCTTATTCTagcttatttttttcttcaatcTAGCTGATGGTGACTCTCAACATCTGGCAGCACTGTATCACATCACTAGCGCCACTTTTTGCAAAAAGAACCCCAGGAAAGTGTGCGTTTATTGATAAATTGTTGGCCTTCGATATAGCCAAATACTTGATTTAATAACTTGAACAAAGGAAGCAGCGTTTCGTTCGTGTTCCTGCAGAAAAATCATCAAAAAGGTAAATTATGTAAACAATATGCAAAAGCAAATCCAATGGAGTCGGTCgccattttgtttttcctgACGCCGCTGCAGAAAAAATGTTCTGTACATGACGAAAAGTAAATGGTTTGTTAAATTTGCAGTCCCACAACCATGAATATGGATGCGAACAATGCAGTGGAGAATCGGGAGAAGGAGCGCGACCGTCGCGGCCGTGGCGCCCGAGGATCTCGGTTCTCTGATGccgatggaaatggaaatgccgGTGGCGGCGGTAATATTGGCGGCgggggtggaggtggtggcggCAACATGGTCCGAGACAGAAGCCGTGAACGGCGCAATTGTCGAGTCTACATCTCGAACATTCCCTACGACTATCGGTGGCAAGACCTGAAAGATCTGTTCCGACGCATCGTCGGCTCCATTGAGTACGTGCAGCTGTTCCACGACGAGAGCGGCAAGGCACGCGGCTGTGGCATTGTCGAGTTCAAAGACCCCGAAAACGTGCAAAAAGCCATGGAAAAGATGAATCGATATGAGGTCAACGGCCGTGAGTTAGTCGTCAAGGAGGATCATGGCGAGCAGCGCGATCAATACGGAAGGATTGTCCGTGATGGcgccggcggtggcggtggaaatgtcggcggcggcggaggaggtggcaacaacggcggtggcggaggaggcggcggcagtggtCGCGACCACATGGACGACCGGGACCGCGGCGGCTTCTCCAGACGCGACGATGACAGATTGTGAGTACTTTATGTGTTCGTCTATCTCTATTGTTTTTCTCGATGTTCTAAGCAGGAAAGCAAGGTTCGTAGCACGCAAAAAGTATTGAATCCTTACACACTTCTCAATCGGCAGTCGTTTCTATGAAGGCAAATCAATCGAATCGTATCAATCTGCAGAAGCGGTTTTTGTATTCAAccacgagtacgagtacacgGATACTTCGCATACTTGTCGAGCGTAGGCTCTAGGAAGAACTCTCATCATTTATTTATCTGCCATACAATTCCAAAAACTGTACACTAGGATCtttaaaataccaaatacTCTTAAAATACCTGCCACGAATTGAAAAACTTATCATTAAAAGGATTTTCGGATTTGTCGAGCGTAGGTTGTAGGCTCTTTTACTTACCATAAacgtacgagtatctgctATGAATATTCCATTCCCATATTTTTGTCCAGCTTAGGCCATAGAATATATTACCTACTGTTGAAAGGATTCCGAACTGAAAAACGTATGTCATAGGGTTCCATGAACAGTTGTATATTTAAAGGATTTGTGTCGGATATCTGTCGAGCGTAGGCTGGTAGATCTTTTACCTTTCGTTATTGCAGCAGCTCCGCAGGGAATTATTTTTCTATTTCCAGTCGAAGTAAGAGTACAGATAGTCTTCTATTGCAAGAGCTACCGTATAATCATATTTATATGTAGACTAGGATGATGGCAAGTCAATCGCAATCGCATTTTTGCGCGTGAAAAGAGAAGTTAATTGTCCAGTAGAAGAACTTTTATATTATGAATGGGCTACTACCAGAGACTTTAATCAAATAGGATCTGCAGTTGACTTTGTATTTGTCCTATATTGCTATGGGTTTTGAAGTAGCATAACTTTTTGATCGAGAATTTATTTCCGGCTCGCACTACTGTGAAGAAAGATCAGAAAGGCACTTTCTAATATATGCTACCTATGGAACATGGTCTCGTCAGGCTCGGCATGTAAATATTCTGTTAGGTAGTGTGGGACGGAGGAGGAAGGAAATACACCTTTAAGGAggagactgcgactgcgactccgactCGTCTCGTCATCGGTATCGGAATCAAAATCTTCTTCTCAGCTGAAATTTGTATTTCGAAGATAGACAACATTTACATCAGTGCATAATTATTTTCCATCATTTGCAAAGCTGCTATTATGTATATCAACTAAGGAATTGTGTGTGATGCGGTGCGATGTTTGATAGAAGAATGGGAAGGAAGGTAACAAACCACTTTTACACGTCTGCAATCGTGCCGGCTTTCTTGGCATCTCTCTCATTCTGTCGTAGCTGAAGCTTATCCTTGCTAtccttttgttatttttctcTCTGGATCTTTGGCTTCTTTTTCTAGATCTGGGCGTAATAATTTTAACATGATGTCAAATGATTATAATAATTCGTCGAATTACAATTTGTATGGGCTTTCTGCTTCGTTTTTGGAGAGTCTGGGCATAAGTGGACCTTTGCATAATAAGGTTTTTGTTGCTAATGTGAGTATATagtaattttaatttccaaTAATTCCAATATGTATTCTGTATTCGACCTGTACCCGAACCGAACCGCACGGCAAAAGATGTGCGGAGTGTGCTCTGCTGTGCATATGGAAGTTTCTTATGGGGTCTCGTCTGTTTCGTATTTATAACCCACCCAAGCATAGGCCATATTTTTGGGGCTCTGTTTATTTTTCCTGCCCCTCGTACTGCTGATCTATAAACTGAAGAATAACTGAAGACTGCAACCCTTTAATCCCTTTAATTTTGATCACGAGCATCCCCCGAATGCGGGTTTGGGAATGATTTACTTTCTAAACTGCCGAAGAAATAGTTGTTCTGGATCATGTTTGCGCATAGAGTATTGGATAAAACATAGATTATTGGACAATGTCTAATAATATAAGGAGCTTCATTCGTATTTTGGTGTctaaaaaaattcaattaaaaaa contains:
- the Ras85D gene encoding ras-like protein 1, which produces MTEYKLVVVGAGGVGKSALTIQLIQNHFVDEYDPTIEDSYRKQVVIDGETCLLDILDTAGQEEYSAMRDQYMRTGEGFLLVFAVNSAKSFEDIGTYREQIKRVKDAEEVPMVLVGNKCDLTTWNVKNEQAREVAKQYGIPYIETSAKTRMGVDDAFYTLVREIRKDKDNKGRRGRKLNKPNRRFKCKIL
- the rump gene encoding heterogeneous nuclear ribonucleoprotein M isoform X2, with the protein product MNMDANNAVENREKERDRRGRGARGSRFSDADGNGNAGGGGNIGGGGGGGGGNMVRDRSRERRNCRVYISNIPYDYRWQDLKDLFRRIVGSIEYVQLFHDESGKARGCGIVEFKDPENVQKAMEKMNRYEVNGRELVVKEDHGEQRDQYGRIVRDGAGGGGGNVGGGGGGGNNGGGGGGGGSGRDHMDDRDRGGFSRRDDDRFWTTRWITRSSSRCSSWPAKCRAWICPWTRRAIVAALL